A part of Gambusia affinis linkage group LG19, SWU_Gaff_1.0, whole genome shotgun sequence genomic DNA contains:
- the rpl23 gene encoding 60S ribosomal protein L23 — MSKRGRGGSSGAKFRISLGLPVGAVINCADNTGAKNLYIISVKGIKGRLNRLPAAGVGDMVMATVKKGKPELRKKVHPAVVIRQRKSYRRKDGVFLYFEDNAGVIVNNKGEMKGSAITGPVAKECADLWPRIASNAGSIA, encoded by the exons ATGTCCAAGAGAG gaCGTGGTGGTTCATCTGGTGCAAAGTTCCGGATCTCACTGGGTCTCCCAGTGGGAGCGGTCATCAACTGTGCTGACAACACAG GTGCCAAGAACTTGTACATAATCTCTGTAAAGGGCATCAAGGGGCGTCTGAACCGGCTGCCGGCTGCAGGAGTGGGTGACATGGTCATGGCCACAGTGAAAAAAGGCAAACCTGAGCTCAGGAAGAAGG TGCATCCTGCGGTGGTGATACGGCAACGGAAGTCGTATCGGCGAAAAGACGGTGTGTTCTTGTACTTTGAAGACAACGCTGGTGTCATCGTCAACAACAAAGGAGAAATGAAAG GTTCAGCCATCACAGGACCAGTGGCCAAAGAGTGCGCTGACCTGTGGCCCAGGATCGCCTCCAATGCTGGCAGCATCGCCTGA